A window of the Cannabis sativa cultivar Pink pepper isolate KNU-18-1 chromosome X, ASM2916894v1, whole genome shotgun sequence genome harbors these coding sequences:
- the LOC115698721 gene encoding NAD(P)H-quinone oxidoreductase subunit M, chloroplastic — protein sequence MPQILEGMVFSAMAAASSFMMVSSAKVSTTNLGYNIGRRELRMKKRRSFSISAQKAQESPEQELNNNQDRVKQQQGTPLRPVETQVNVKSKNMSREYGGQWLSSVTRHVRIYAAYIDPVTCEFDQTQMDKLTLILDPTNEFVWNSDTCNKVYSYFQELVDHYEDAPLTEYTLRLIGSDIEHYIRKMLYDGEIKYNMNARVLNFSMGKPRILFNNNEIQPQEE from the exons ATGCCCCAGATATTGGAGGGAATGGTTTTTTCAGCCATGGCAGCAGCATCCTCTTTCATGATGGTATCGTCAGCTAAAGTTTCGACAACGAACTTGGGTTACAACATAGGTAGAAGAGAATTGAGAATGAAGAAGAGAAGGAGTTTCTCCATTTCAGCACAAAAAGCCCAGGAATCACCAGAACAAGAGTTGAATAATAATCAAGATAGAGTGAAACAACAACAGGGAACACCACTAAGACCAGTGGAGACTCAAGTGAATGTGAAAAGCAAGAACATGAGCAGAGAATATGGTGGGCAATGGTTGAGTAGTGTGACTCGACATGTGAGGATCTATGCAGCTTATATAGACCCTGTTACATGTGAATTCGATCAAACCCAGATGGATAAGCTCACCCTTATTCTTGATCCCACCAATGAGTTTGTGTGGAACTCTGATACGTGTAATAAAGTCTATTCTTACTTCCAGGAGCTTGTTGATCACTATGAG GATGCACCATTGACTGAGTACACTCTTCGCTTGATTGGTTCAGACATAGAGCattatataagaaaaatgtTATATGATGGAGAGATTAAGTACAATATGAATGCTCGAGTTCTCAACTTTAGCATGGGAAAGCCTCGAATTCTgtttaataataatgaaatccAACCTCAGGAGGAgtaa
- the LOC115698710 gene encoding uncharacterized protein LOC115698710: protein MGHFSAAKGHGGGGGCVGVGSPADENCDLRLQRRLRRSSLILNSNTHRKGKRLRSESAADQNRCDDDPQSKAIENKIAEETLVPYKNDLVKNLIIIDDEDEDGEIENSWRGQKCADRKYQGQDSNLKKSNEYDDDEIMIISTKEDPNGVYKFDITLIDLEDKNLSKGGSSESEFKKELLDILRCPYDPQQHKALWDEVVTHKKSYLDLYKDFADQIIQAKADDRKTLNLLRGFFYWLKNLPHGMIAPWKDPSFSEALSQP, encoded by the exons ATGGGTCATTTTTCGGCGGCGAAGGGACATGGCGGCGGCGGCGGTTGCGTGGGAGTCGGGAGCCCGGCTGACGAGAACTGTGATTTGAGGTTACAgagaagattgagaagaagtAGCCTAATTTTGAACTCAAACACTCACCGCAAGGGTAAGCGTCTCCGATCAGAGAGCGCAGCTGATCAAAATCGCTGTGACGATGACCCTCAGAGCAAGGCGATCGAAAACAAGATAGCTGAAGAAACTTTAGTGCCTTACAAGAATGATCTTGTTAAAAATCTTATAATTATCGATGATGAAGACGAAGATGGTGAGATTGAGAATTCTTGGCGCG GTCAAAAATGTGCTGACCGAAAATATCAGGGACAAGATTCTAATCTCAAAAAAAGTAATGAATATGATGACGATGAGATAATGATAATATCAACCAAGGAAGACCCTAATGGAGTTTATAAGTTTGATATAACTTTG ATTGATTTAGAAGACAAGAATTTGTCTAAAGGTGGAAGCAGTGAATCCGAGTTCAAAAAGGAACTACTGGATATTCTAAGATGTCCCTACGATCCACAGCAACATAAGGCTCTCTGGGATGAAGTAGTAACTcataaaaaatcttatttggATCTATATAAAG ATTTTGCAGATCAGATTATTCAGGCCAAAGCAGATGATCGCAAAACACTAAATTTACTACGCGGGTTTTTCTACTGGTTGAAG AATTTGCCCCATGGAATGATAGCTCCATGGAAAGATCCATCATTTTCTGAAGCTCTGTCTCAACCATAA